The Leptospira dzoumogneensis genome segment ACTTACTAAAAGAAAATCTATGTCTTGAAGTTCCAAGATAAACGCTTAAAGCTTCCGAGCCCCATTCCAAAATGTCTCGGATATATTCCTCATTTTCTTCCAACTTCTCCGCATAAGGAATAAAAAGAGGTCTATTCACAGGGCGGCCGATAGTTCTATAAAATAAAAGCCTGCGAAGAACTTCGTGATCCTTCCAATTACCCGTATCAAGGGCTCTCTCTACCATTCTGAGATTGATACAGTCTAAAAATTCGATCTTTAGATTTTCATTCTTCAATCTTCTGCGAAGACTAGCTTTGATCTCTTCGGACTCGTATAAAAAATTAGGACAATATTCGGGACATTCTTGGTCCTTATGTAAATCACAATAATGTAATAAAATACAATCGATATCCGAGGAAGGTTCTACGATCCCGAAATTGATCGAACCTAAAATTTCGACGCCGGTACGAAAGCCCTTATCCTCCAATTCCTTTAAAGCGATGCGGCAAGCCTGCATTCTTCTTAAAGCTTCTTTGGTATCGTAGTTGCGGTATTTGTTTTTAAGGGCTACGTATTTTTCTATAAGATAGGTCATTCGAACAGTTCTCGCAAATAGCGGTTCATACCGTGTAATACTATCTCCGGGATTTCATGTCCACCCGGAAATGCCAGTAACTCACCTACCCAGCCCGCGTCTTTTAACACTGTTTCCAATCTTTTCGCGGCAGGATAACCGAGCACAGGGTCCATTCTACCATGACTTTGAAAAAATTTATAGCCGGGAGTTTGTTTCGCATACTGAGACCAATGAGTCTCATCCAGCAAAGTTCCCGACAGAATGACAAGACCTTTGGGCTTTTTCTCTGCCTTGAGAGTAATCTCGGTCGCAAGCATGGACCCTTGAGAAAAACCACCCAAGATAATACGATCCATTGGAACATCCAAGGCCTGGATCATCTCTTCTACCTTTTGTTTCGCCTCTGCCAGACCGGCCGGATAACGTTCAAAAAGTTCGCGAGAGCCTCCCGCAACCATGGCTCTTTGCAACGCCTCCATATCGATAGGGAACCAAGCCTTACCATTATAACCCGGCGCGATCGGGACTTCTAAGATCCCATCCGGAAAAATAAAATTTGTTCCCTCGGGAACGTCCATATAAGAATATAAAGGAAGAAGATCGAATGCGTTTGCACCGTAACCATGCATAAAGATGACGTAAGGACCTTGTGGATCGCCTGGAATTCGAGCGGCTTTAACAGGACCTAATTGGACGAGCGGGATATCATACATGGTTTCCTTGTAAGGGAAGGTCTTGAAATTGGCAATACCATTCCGGAACACTTTTATAGGATCTAATCGTAAATCCTAATAACCGAAGAAAATATTAGAATTTTCAAAGGTATTTCATTAAAATTTAATGGTCTATGTGAAAAAATCAAATTTCTGTTAGGTTATCTGAAAGAAAGTTGTTTATGCGAAATTTTATACTAATTTTTATATGCTCTATTTTTATCCAAAACTGCGGAATTGTACTTCTTACTCAGGACTTAAATCCTGAAAAAGATAATTTTTCAACTTTAGCAAGACTAGTACTCGCAATAGTTCCTGCAGGATCATTGATCCATTACTTTCCAATGGATGATACTATATTCCCCAACGATGTAACACAAAACGGTTTAGACATGAACTCATACGGAGTCGATATGCCGGTATTAGTTTCCGATCGTTTCGGCGTCCCAAATCACGCACTCTATTACAACGGAGCGGCCGGAACAGGAGCAACCACCCAAAGCGCAGCTAACGGAAACCAGGTCTTGGACGGAAGTACTTCTTCTTATACGATCAGCTTTTGGGCAAAGGGAACTTATCCTGCTTCCCCCGGCGGAGGAAGTATGGGGATTTTTATAGCACAGGGAAACGGCTTCGGGATCCAATATTATAAAAATTATCCGTCTTCTTGCGGATCACTTAGGGCTTTCACTAATAATGGAAGTGTGGGAGATGTGGATCTAATCGGCCCATGCAATTTTGTCCCGGAAATTTGGCACCAGATTATCTTTGTCTGGGATTTGGAACAATCGACCGCAAGTTTATATGTGGATAATATCTTGATCGCTCAACAAACAAATACAGGCAGTCAGAGACCTTGGAATGTGAACGCAAAGTTATCTTTCGCATATTCCCCCTTAGGCAGCAATTACGTAGAAGTAACGATAGACGAATTTAAAATTTATAATATGGCCTTGTCGCCGAATCGATATTGGATGCCCTAGCCGGATTCGAAATCTTAACAAGCTGCGATTCCCACGCAGAGGATAGAGCGCTTGCATGGGCGAAGGTCCGTAAAAACAACTAACGCTTTTTTGCAGTCTTAGGTTTTGGCTTTTTTTTAATTTTAGGCAATTGGTCCTGAACGGCTTTAAAATATTCGCAGACAAGATGATCCGACCAAGAGATCGCTTTCCATCCTTCAAAATATGCGATATGGCTTCCCCTTTTCGTATAAACATGGATCGAATTCGGAAGGTTTTCCAGCCAATGTAAATTTTCTAAAACATTCTGATTTATGCAGATGGGATCATCCTTTGCATTCAAAATCATAATCGGAGTTCGGATATTTTTCATTACCAGTGCGGGGTTCGAATACCGGTAATATTCTTCCTTATCTTCAAAACCGGAGAGCCTGTGCAAACGATCCTGGAATTCGCCTAAGGTTCTGGATTCCATCACTTCCTGAAATCCTCCCACTGCAGATAAGGTTTCATAATGACGTTTCAAAAAATAATGAATCAGCCTTTGGCCCATGATCTTACTGTAAACCGGATGGACCCTATGAAATGCCCTTTCAATATCGTATGCCGGAGAAATTGCTACTGCGGCATCCAATAAACTTTTCGTTCCGGATTCTCCCAGGTATCGAGCAAGCAACCCGGAACCCGCAGAAATTCCTACTCCAAACAGAGGACTATTGGGAAATCGTTTTTTAATATATAAAAGTTGCTCTTTTAAATCCGAACTAGACCCCATTGTGTTTATTTGCGGCTTAGGGAGAGGAAGAT includes the following:
- a CDS encoding LamG domain-containing protein; amino-acid sequence: MRNFILIFICSIFIQNCGIVLLTQDLNPEKDNFSTLARLVLAIVPAGSLIHYFPMDDTIFPNDVTQNGLDMNSYGVDMPVLVSDRFGVPNHALYYNGAAGTGATTQSAANGNQVLDGSTSSYTISFWAKGTYPASPGGGSMGIFIAQGNGFGIQYYKNYPSSCGSLRAFTNNGSVGDVDLIGPCNFVPEIWHQIIFVWDLEQSTASLYVDNILIAQQTNTGSQRPWNVNAKLSFAYSPLGSNYVEVTIDEFKIYNMALSPNRYWMP
- a CDS encoding alpha/beta hydrolase, with the protein product MYDIPLVQLGPVKAARIPGDPQGPYVIFMHGYGANAFDLLPLYSYMDVPEGTNFIFPDGILEVPIAPGYNGKAWFPIDMEALQRAMVAGGSRELFERYPAGLAEAKQKVEEMIQALDVPMDRIILGGFSQGSMLATEITLKAEKKPKGLVILSGTLLDETHWSQYAKQTPGYKFFQSHGRMDPVLGYPAAKRLETVLKDAGWVGELLAFPGGHEIPEIVLHGMNRYLRELFE
- a CDS encoding YheT family hydrolase — its product is MLSFFSIVYLILFLILAFTFYYFLEVIEKPVLQFSEGEFVRRVIANCPRLTRKYFPTFWCFNNHLMLALLLFREYRSEFFHYDKLEHLRMKDRGVTGLAWSNIDGKKKTDSDPIVIVFHTISGDEQDVKSIVKAIRTQLKWASVVCIRRGHGNLPLPKPQINTMGSSSDLKEQLLYIKKRFPNSPLFGVGISAGSGLLARYLGESGTKSLLDAAVAISPAYDIERAFHRVHPVYSKIMGQRLIHYFLKRHYETLSAVGGFQEVMESRTLGEFQDRLHRLSGFEDKEEYYRYSNPALVMKNIRTPIMILNAKDDPICINQNVLENLHWLENLPNSIHVYTKRGSHIAYFEGWKAISWSDHLVCEYFKAVQDQLPKIKKKPKPKTAKKR